A single genomic interval of Salinarchaeum sp. IM2453 harbors:
- a CDS encoding energy-coupling factor transporter transmembrane protein EcfT: MISYEPSDTIVHRLDPRGKIIFQSAFALAVFVQSEPRWLLLFGAIAVVCLYLARCSVLATLRGFWFPLLILSLAPLFAMISFRPLAIDPQSALEPAKAGVRVIFVLFVSAAYIRTTPLRESRAAIQRLIPGRIGTFIGVGFGLVVRLFPAIRRDIQTLRKAEAARLGTERSIIKRAQTLGVGGLQAAMDRSDQLSRALQARCFAWNPTLPELTFACRDYVVIAASFLLVLTVIV, from the coding sequence ATGATAAGCTACGAGCCATCAGATACGATTGTTCACCGACTTGATCCACGAGGGAAAATTATATTTCAAAGTGCATTTGCTCTGGCCGTATTTGTTCAATCAGAACCACGATGGCTGCTGCTGTTTGGAGCGATAGCCGTTGTCTGTCTATATCTTGCCCGCTGTTCAGTTCTAGCGACTCTCAGGGGTTTTTGGTTCCCGCTTCTTATTTTGTCACTTGCTCCGTTGTTCGCAATGATTTCTTTTCGACCACTGGCAATTGACCCACAATCAGCGCTTGAGCCTGCCAAAGCAGGTGTCCGCGTCATTTTTGTTTTGTTTGTAAGTGCAGCATATATCCGAACCACACCACTGCGTGAATCGCGAGCAGCCATACAGCGGTTAATTCCCGGCCGAATTGGTACATTCATCGGCGTCGGGTTTGGTCTTGTTGTTCGGCTCTTTCCAGCGATCCGACGGGATATACAGACACTGAGAAAAGCAGAGGCAGCACGTCTTGGAACTGAGCGTTCAATTATTAAGCGAGCACAGACACTTGGAGTGGGGGGATTGCAGGCCGCAATGGATCGTTCAGATCAGCTGTCACGGGCATTACAAGCCCGCTGTTTTGCTTGGAATCCAACACTACCAGAGTTGACATTCGCTTGTCGTGACTATGTGGTTATTGCCGCTTCCTTCTTGTTAGTACTCACAGTCATAGTCTAG
- a CDS encoding argininosuccinate synthase, with product MSRVALAFSGGLDTTVCVPLLEEEYGYDEVIGVTVDVGQPESEFEEAAETAEALDLEHHVVDAKDEFADLCAAAVKSNATYQGYPLGTALARPVIAEAIMDVAKERNCDGLAHGCTGKGNDQLRFEAVWRGSDMEVIAPVRELGLTREWEIEYAAERDLPVEAGDGGVLSIDQNLWSRAIEGGDLEHPDYVPTEDIYEWTDEPSGEKALIEVSFEDGVPVSATIDDQDTSIEDDSLVELIESLNEIAGQYGVGRTDVMEDRMLGLKVRENYEHPAATVLLTAHQALEDLVLTKEERSFKRSIEQEWAEKAYEGIVFAPVVDALEAFIDETQDVVTGTATVRVGGGSCRAVARDSEYSVYSEEMASFNTEDIDGIAQEDATGVAKYHGFQERFANSVKGSSEGITDWE from the coding sequence ATGTCACGCGTAGCATTAGCATTTTCAGGTGGTCTTGATACGACTGTCTGCGTACCACTGTTAGAGGAAGAATATGGATATGATGAAGTTATTGGAGTTACCGTTGACGTTGGTCAACCTGAGTCGGAATTTGAAGAAGCCGCTGAAACAGCTGAAGCATTGGATCTAGAGCACCATGTTGTAGACGCTAAAGACGAGTTTGCAGATCTATGTGCAGCGGCTGTTAAATCAAATGCAACATATCAAGGGTATCCACTTGGTACTGCTCTAGCCCGTCCTGTAATCGCAGAGGCGATCATGGATGTAGCCAAAGAGCGTAACTGTGATGGACTTGCACACGGTTGCACGGGCAAAGGAAATGATCAGCTCCGGTTTGAAGCAGTCTGGCGTGGATCGGACATGGAAGTCATTGCACCCGTCCGTGAACTTGGTTTAACGCGAGAATGGGAGATAGAGTATGCTGCAGAACGTGATCTTCCAGTAGAAGCAGGAGATGGGGGTGTTCTTTCAATTGACCAGAATCTTTGGTCACGTGCCATTGAAGGTGGAGATTTGGAACACCCAGATTACGTTCCGACAGAGGATATTTACGAGTGGACAGATGAGCCAAGTGGAGAAAAGGCTCTTATTGAGGTATCATTCGAAGATGGTGTCCCCGTTTCAGCTACAATTGACGATCAAGATACTTCTATCGAGGATGATAGTCTTGTTGAGCTCATCGAATCACTAAACGAAATTGCTGGACAGTACGGTGTTGGTCGCACGGACGTTATGGAAGACCGAATGCTCGGTCTAAAAGTTCGTGAGAACTACGAACATCCAGCAGCAACCGTATTGCTAACTGCACATCAAGCACTTGAAGACCTCGTTCTGACAAAAGAAGAGCGTTCATTTAAACGGTCAATTGAGCAGGAATGGGCAGAAAAAGCATATGAAGGAATTGTGTTTGCTCCAGTTGTTGACGCACTGGAGGCCTTCATCGATGAAACACAAGATGTTGTAACAGGAACAGCAACGGTTCGAGTTGGTGGAGGTAGCTGTAGAGCAGTCGCTCGAGATAGTGAGTATTCGGTATACTCAGAAGAGATGGCATCATTCAATACCGAAGATATTGATGGTATCGCACAAGAGGATGCCACTGGTGTCGCCAAATACCACGGATTCCAAGAACGATTTGCAAATTCTGTGAAAGGCAGCTCAGAAGGAATTACGGACTGGGAATAA
- a CDS encoding DUF2391 domain-containing protein: MEDRSEKDQPDVDEVLDELTDLRDSVEDDRQREQVDKTISLVTQLPRRERIRRRIGKYTTRDAAETFVGGIIFSLPLLVEDGVFDIAEHFTTTQVLNVPVFLIANVLFIVLVTVGLVYWADFRRVDVSKPILGFIPRRLFGILCISFMVATGMTLLWGRAFDGDPTNIEVIGRITIIWAAAAFGGAIGDILPGESQGKDLAPENF, encoded by the coding sequence ATGGAGGATAGGTCAGAAAAGGACCAGCCTGATGTTGATGAAGTTCTCGACGAGTTAACCGATCTTCGTGACTCTGTTGAAGACGACCGTCAGCGTGAGCAAGTGGATAAGACTATTTCGTTAGTCACACAGTTGCCGAGAAGAGAAAGGATTCGTCGTCGGATTGGTAAGTATACAACACGAGACGCTGCTGAAACATTTGTGGGGGGAATAATATTTTCTCTCCCACTGCTCGTCGAAGACGGAGTGTTTGATATCGCTGAGCATTTCACAACAACTCAAGTGCTAAATGTCCCGGTATTTCTCATTGCAAATGTTTTATTTATCGTCCTCGTGACAGTTGGATTAGTATATTGGGCTGACTTCCGACGGGTTGATGTATCAAAGCCAATTCTTGGATTTATTCCCCGCCGATTGTTTGGGATATTATGTATATCGTTCATGGTCGCAACGGGCATGACACTCCTTTGGGGGAGAGCATTTGATGGAGATCCAACTAATATAGAGGTGATTGGGCGAATTACGATTATCTGGGCTGCTGCTGCCTTTGGCGGAGCAATCGGCGATATACTGCCAGGGGAAAGTCAAGGAAAAGATCTGGCACCGGAGAATTTCTAG
- the argH gene encoding argininosuccinate lyase produces the protein MTEEDSFTNDETGDVVRRERFSSGPAREFLSSLDADERIFTADIAVDRAHVIMLAEQEILEVDTAGEILSALTDIETAGHQNLPAGEDVHAAIETAVINRVGDEGGRMHTARSRNDEVATCIRYRLREDLLAVLQSLLDAREVLLSEAAEHVETIMPGYTHLQPAQPVTVGFWLASYENALARDTERILDAYDRVNQSPLGAAAFAGTTFDIDRGRTAELLGFEGVIENAMDASTTRDMLVESVNSVATLGLTCSSVAEDGIIFSNRGFIELNDDYASTSSIMPQKKNPDTLELVRAAAGEVIGCYTGLATTLKGLPRAYNRDLQRATTYMWDAVDAAQDAVDVTAGAISTATWNTSKLQSAAGEGFSTATGVADLLAQNGIPFRIAHEIVATAAEPVEEADETETAVELLDEAGEEVFGEAVTNRVEIQQLLKALDPTANVAARDSRGGPAPEELTRAIADAKNRLDEDRNALDNRKTAVKKASKQLTAEVDNYV, from the coding sequence ATGACAGAAGAGGACTCCTTTACAAACGACGAAACGGGGGACGTTGTACGAAGAGAGCGATTTAGCAGCGGTCCTGCTCGGGAGTTCCTCTCATCACTCGATGCAGACGAGCGGATCTTTACAGCAGATATCGCTGTGGATCGTGCGCACGTAATTATGTTAGCGGAGCAGGAGATATTAGAAGTTGATACCGCTGGGGAAATTCTTTCTGCCCTCACTGATATTGAAACAGCAGGACATCAAAACCTTCCTGCAGGTGAAGATGTTCATGCTGCAATTGAAACAGCCGTAATCAACCGCGTTGGAGATGAAGGAGGGAGAATGCACACTGCTAGATCGCGAAACGATGAAGTCGCTACCTGTATTCGGTATCGACTCCGCGAGGATTTGCTGGCTGTGCTTCAATCGTTACTTGACGCACGGGAGGTGCTATTATCCGAAGCCGCTGAGCACGTGGAAACAATTATGCCAGGTTACACACATCTTCAGCCAGCACAGCCAGTTACGGTCGGCTTCTGGCTTGCTTCATATGAAAACGCGTTAGCTCGTGATACAGAGAGAATATTGGATGCGTACGATCGAGTAAATCAATCACCACTCGGAGCCGCTGCATTTGCTGGCACGACGTTTGATATCGATAGAGGCCGAACTGCGGAGCTGCTTGGATTTGAGGGAGTGATTGAAAATGCGATGGACGCATCGACGACTCGGGACATGCTCGTTGAGTCGGTAAATTCGGTTGCGACGCTTGGATTAACATGCTCTAGCGTTGCTGAAGATGGGATTATCTTCTCTAATCGTGGATTCATTGAGCTGAACGATGATTATGCATCGACATCATCGATTATGCCGCAGAAGAAGAATCCCGATACGCTTGAGCTTGTTCGAGCTGCCGCAGGTGAGGTAATCGGGTGTTACACAGGGTTAGCAACGACTCTCAAAGGATTGCCTCGTGCTTACAACCGGGACCTGCAGCGGGCAACCACGTATATGTGGGACGCAGTAGACGCCGCGCAGGACGCAGTTGATGTTACGGCTGGAGCAATTAGTACGGCAACGTGGAATACATCAAAATTACAGTCAGCTGCTGGTGAAGGATTTTCAACCGCAACCGGTGTTGCAGACCTACTTGCACAGAATGGTATTCCATTCCGGATTGCACATGAAATTGTTGCAACCGCTGCGGAACCGGTTGAAGAAGCAGATGAAACAGAAACAGCAGTTGAGTTGCTTGATGAGGCAGGAGAGGAAGTATTTGGAGAGGCCGTAACAAATCGTGTGGAGATACAGCAGCTGCTCAAGGCACTTGATCCAACAGCAAATGTAGCTGCTCGAGACTCACGAGGAGGGCCAGCACCGGAAGAGCTGACACGAGCAATAGCCGATGCAAAGAACCGACTTGATGAGGATCGCAATGCACTCGATAATCGTAAAACAGCCGTCAAGAAGGCATCTAAACAGCTCACAGCAGAGGTGGACAACTATGTATAA
- a CDS encoding succinic semialdehyde dehydrogenase has translation MSKFTYKNTLITREEIDRLSNRVIANSEYEPIRVTAPMAMDTIGEIPKCTPEDVETAVQQVRNAQQEWESYSVEDRATVLRRFADLLEDNRHKLLDLVQLETGKSRIHAAEEFADITQSCEYYAARGPKLLADSSRTPMAPGLSTATVTYSPYGVVGVISPWNYPLILSIIDAIPALLAGNGILLKPDEKTPYSALKLAELLERAGVPSGLCMVVTGPGAEIGSAVIDKSDYLVFTGGTETGKIVAEQAGRQLTDSLLELGGKNPFVVLEDADIKKTARGAVAAAFSNAGQLCLSAERFYVVESRFDEFVDEFVKQTEKLTLGTGYDYSYDIGSLIGPSQLTRVEDHVEDARSHGATVLTGGKHRDDIGPFIYEPTILTSVDESAELMSEETFGPVVFVESVSGESEAIEAANESKYGLIGSVWTTDTDRGAEVARQIDCGTVCINDGYIVGWAATDAPMGGFGESGMGYRHGKEGLYQYTQAKTIAKSNIGPFAKPSWVPNAVYGEGLGIASRLRRKIYSIFP, from the coding sequence ATGTCAAAATTCACATATAAGAATACATTGATTACCCGGGAAGAAATTGATAGACTTAGCAATCGGGTGATAGCAAATTCAGAATATGAGCCTATTAGAGTTACCGCTCCAATGGCGATGGACACTATTGGAGAGATTCCAAAGTGTACACCTGAAGATGTAGAGACTGCAGTTCAGCAAGTTCGGAATGCGCAACAGGAATGGGAATCATACTCCGTGGAAGATCGAGCAACGGTCCTCCGCCGATTCGCTGATCTTCTTGAAGACAATCGTCACAAGTTACTTGATCTGGTGCAGCTTGAGACCGGAAAATCTCGTATTCACGCTGCAGAAGAATTTGCAGATATCACACAATCATGCGAATACTACGCAGCTCGGGGACCTAAGTTGCTTGCCGATTCATCGCGAACGCCGATGGCTCCAGGCTTGTCAACAGCGACCGTTACCTATTCCCCATACGGAGTAGTCGGGGTGATTTCACCATGGAATTACCCGTTGATACTTTCGATAATCGATGCAATTCCAGCACTGCTGGCAGGAAATGGAATTCTATTGAAACCAGATGAAAAGACGCCATACTCAGCATTAAAGCTGGCAGAACTATTAGAACGGGCCGGAGTCCCGTCCGGATTGTGTATGGTAGTAACCGGACCTGGGGCGGAAATCGGATCAGCTGTGATTGACAAATCAGATTATCTTGTATTTACGGGAGGAACGGAGACTGGGAAAATTGTTGCGGAGCAGGCTGGTCGGCAGTTAACAGATTCATTACTTGAGCTTGGTGGAAAAAATCCATTTGTTGTGCTTGAAGACGCAGACATCAAAAAGACTGCAAGAGGGGCAGTTGCTGCTGCATTCTCAAATGCTGGGCAATTATGTCTCAGTGCAGAGCGATTTTATGTAGTAGAGTCACGCTTTGATGAGTTTGTTGATGAGTTTGTGAAACAAACGGAAAAGCTCACACTCGGGACAGGATACGATTATTCATATGACATTGGATCCCTGATTGGCCCCAGTCAGCTAACTCGGGTAGAGGATCATGTTGAAGATGCTCGGTCACACGGAGCAACTGTCCTTACAGGAGGAAAGCACCGGGATGATATCGGGCCGTTCATATATGAACCAACAATCCTCACGTCTGTTGATGAGAGTGCTGAGCTAATGAGCGAAGAAACATTTGGACCAGTAGTGTTTGTCGAGTCAGTAAGTGGAGAATCAGAGGCAATTGAGGCAGCTAACGAGTCAAAATATGGACTAATTGGAAGTGTTTGGACAACAGATACAGATCGTGGAGCAGAGGTAGCAAGGCAAATCGACTGTGGAACGGTCTGTATCAATGATGGGTACATCGTTGGCTGGGCCGCCACAGATGCACCGATGGGTGGATTTGGAGAGTCTGGCATGGGCTATCGACATGGTAAAGAAGGTCTCTACCAGTATACGCAGGCAAAAACAATTGCCAAATCAAACATTGGACCATTTGCCAAGCCCTCATGGGTCCCAAATGCAGTATACGGCGAAGGGCTTGGTATTGCGTCAAGATTGCGGCGAAAAATCTATTCGATTTTTCCGTAA
- the hemB gene encoding porphobilinogen synthase has product MDLRDRPRRLRKDGIRQMVQETTLSVDDLIAPVFVDATSDSRTSISSMPGHSRVPVSEVVDRVNEILETGIEAIILFGIPEEKDSQGSRAWDESGVVQRATRVIDEQTDAYIITDVCLCEYTTHGHCGVVNSDTDTEMTVKNDQTLEHLGDIAVSHAEAGADMVAPSGMMDGMVKAIRDRLDTSGYTDIPIMSYAAKYHSNFYGPFRDAADGAPAFGNRRHYQMDPANRQEAIKEVEADIKQGADILMVKPALPYLDIIREVREKTTHPVAAYNVSGEYAMLHAAAEKGWLDLEAVAYESLLSIKRAGADLILTYFAEDIATEISNSGQQ; this is encoded by the coding sequence ATGGATCTCCGCGATCGCCCGCGGCGGCTTCGAAAAGATGGAATTCGTCAGATGGTGCAGGAAACAACGTTGTCGGTAGATGATCTTATTGCACCAGTGTTTGTTGATGCAACATCGGATTCAAGAACATCGATTTCATCAATGCCGGGACATTCACGAGTACCAGTTAGTGAGGTTGTTGATCGAGTTAATGAGATTCTTGAAACAGGAATAGAAGCGATCATTTTGTTCGGGATTCCAGAGGAGAAAGATAGTCAGGGATCCCGTGCGTGGGATGAAAGTGGGGTTGTGCAGCGGGCAACGCGGGTTATAGATGAGCAGACGGACGCATACATCATCACGGATGTCTGCTTATGTGAATATACTACACATGGCCACTGTGGCGTGGTAAACTCAGATACTGATACAGAGATGACAGTTAAAAATGATCAAACTCTTGAACATTTGGGTGATATCGCAGTTTCCCACGCCGAAGCAGGAGCAGACATGGTTGCTCCGAGTGGCATGATGGACGGTATGGTGAAGGCAATTCGAGACAGGCTTGATACATCAGGTTATACGGATATACCAATCATGAGCTATGCAGCAAAGTATCACAGCAATTTCTACGGTCCATTCCGCGACGCAGCGGACGGAGCGCCAGCATTTGGCAACAGACGACATTACCAGATGGACCCAGCAAATCGGCAAGAAGCTATCAAGGAGGTAGAAGCTGATATCAAGCAAGGGGCAGACATTCTGATGGTCAAGCCAGCGTTGCCTTATTTAGATATTATTCGAGAGGTAAGAGAGAAAACAACCCATCCAGTCGCTGCATACAATGTTTCTGGCGAATATGCGATGTTGCACGCAGCAGCTGAAAAAGGGTGGCTCGATCTTGAAGCAGTAGCATATGAATCGCTATTGTCAATTAAGCGAGCAGGTGCAGATTTGATTTTGACGTATTTTGCAGAAGACATCGCAACAGAAATCTCAAATTCAGGACAACAGTAG
- the lysX gene encoding lysine biosynthesis protein LysX: MKVGILYSRIRKDEKLLLQELRDRGHDVVKIDVRDERFSIREPPEAFEDTDLILDRCLATSRSLYVTQFCEAYGIPVVNSPYTAEVCADKVKNSLALEREGVPTPNTEVAFTKDAALEIIEDFGYPCVLKPVIGSWGRLMAKIDSRSAAEAILEHKATLGHYEHKVFYVQEFIDKPGRDIRVLAADGEPIAGMVRSSDHWLTNAAQGAETREFSLDKRARELVQKASNAVGGGLLGVDLMETDGKGYTVHEVNHTVEFKALNDTVDIDVPAEVVNWLESLVTEDGEIEVKL, encoded by the coding sequence GTGAAGGTCGGAATACTCTACTCCCGGATTCGCAAAGACGAAAAGCTCTTACTACAAGAGCTCCGCGACCGGGGGCATGATGTGGTTAAGATTGATGTTCGTGATGAGCGGTTTTCGATTCGCGAACCGCCAGAGGCGTTTGAAGATACAGACTTAATTCTAGATCGTTGCTTAGCGACAAGTCGATCTCTGTACGTAACACAGTTTTGTGAAGCATACGGAATTCCGGTAGTTAACAGTCCGTATACTGCAGAAGTTTGTGCCGATAAAGTGAAAAACAGCCTTGCACTCGAGCGGGAGGGTGTCCCGACACCAAACACAGAGGTTGCATTCACGAAAGATGCTGCACTCGAGATTATCGAAGACTTCGGATATCCGTGTGTGCTTAAGCCAGTGATCGGCTCTTGGGGCCGGTTGATGGCTAAAATTGATTCACGATCTGCAGCCGAAGCAATTCTTGAGCACAAAGCAACGCTTGGACATTATGAGCACAAAGTATTCTACGTACAGGAGTTCATCGACAAACCAGGACGTGATATTCGCGTGCTTGCTGCTGATGGTGAACCAATTGCAGGGATGGTCCGATCGTCCGATCACTGGTTGACAAACGCGGCACAAGGTGCCGAGACAAGAGAATTCTCGCTTGATAAGCGGGCTAGAGAGTTGGTTCAGAAGGCCAGTAATGCAGTTGGAGGAGGACTGCTTGGAGTTGACCTCATGGAGACTGACGGCAAAGGTTACACCGTACACGAAGTTAATCACACAGTCGAATTTAAGGCACTGAATGACACAGTCGATATAGATGTGCCGGCAGAGGTTGTCAATTGGCTCGAAAGCTTAGTAACAGAAGACGGAGAAATCGAAGTTAAACTATGA
- the lysW gene encoding lysine biosynthesis protein LysW, which produces MAECVECGTDVSLHEYLEVGEIVDCTTCGAELEVVETEPPVLEKAPELEEDWGE; this is translated from the coding sequence ATGGCTGAATGCGTAGAATGCGGGACTGATGTGTCCCTTCACGAATATCTGGAGGTCGGAGAGATCGTTGACTGTACTACCTGCGGTGCAGAACTCGAAGTCGTTGAGACGGAGCCTCCGGTCCTCGAGAAGGCACCAGAGCTGGAAGAGGACTGGGGTGAGTAA